TGCAAGCCCTACGGATTTAAAACCGATGCCTGCGTAATCGGCAATATCAGTGCGTTTGTCGCCTTTGCGGGCAATGATTTCAATGATGCCGAATGCGCCGATGTTGATAATCACATAGCCGAGCATATAAAACGCCACCGAACGCCAATCACGCGCCGCCAGTCCCACGAGCGCATAACCCGCGTGCGCAATCGAAGAGTATGCCAGCATGCGTTTGATATTGGTTTGCACGATGGCGACCAGATTGCCGACGGTCATCGTCAAAATCGCCATGACAATCAAGACATTGGTGATGGTGGTTTGAAAATCGCCGAGCCATTTATTGGTGGTCGTAAGTATGGGCGCTGCTGCAAAGGTCAAGATAAAAACCCGGGCAAAGGCGGCAAATGCCGAGGCTTTTGAACCGGTTGAAAGTAATGCGGTGACCGGCGTTGGCGCGCCTTCATAAACATCCGGCGACCAGATATGAAAAGGCGCAGTGGCGACTTTGAAACCGAAACCGACGATCATCATCGCCGCGCCCGCATAGAGCATTGCCGGTGTCGAGATGGCTCCGGCGGCGATGCGTTCCTTGAGTAACAACAGGTTTGTGGTGGCAACCGGCGATGCGGTGGCGTTGTAACTTGCGCCATAAAGCATGGCGATGCCATAAAGTAAAAATGCGGTGGAGAATGAACCGAGAATAAAATATTTGACTGCCGATTCGTTTGACCGCAAATCATTTCGTCGATAACCGCACAGCACATAGGTGGCGATTGAAGTGATTTCCAGTCCAAGAAAAATCATCACCAAATCGTTTGCCGAAGCCATAAACAACATGCCTGTACTGGCAAACAACAACATGGCGAAATATTCGCCTTTCGGTAAATTTTCTTCATCAATCCAGCGCAGGGAAATCAAGACGATGAGAATGCCGACAATCAGGGAAATTAAAGAGAAGAACAGCCGAAAATGATCGGTGATGAGCATTCCTGAGTAAGCGATTTCGCCATCCTTATTCCATAAACTCAAAACCGCGACGGCGGCTGCGAGATAACCAATTACCGAAATCGCGCCGGCGACCCGACGTTCCAGACGACGCGAGAAGGCATCGACCATCATAATGCCGATAGCGAAAATCGAAAGAATCGTTTCAGGTAATATTGCGTGAAAATTTATGCCAATTTTGTCCACAGGTTTAACCGATTTTTAATAACAATGTGTTTCAGGAAATTAGTTATCCTGATTATCTGCGTTTGAATGCTCACTGGAAATCGCCGTCTTCGCGAGAGGCGTTTCCTGATTTTGCGTTTTCGTGAAATGAGTTTGGGTATAAACGTTTTTAATTTCGCCGATGGCTTTATCACTGCGCGATAAGAACAAACTCGGATAGACTCCCATTACGAAAATCAAAATAATCAAAGGCGCTAATGCCAATCGCTCTCTGCCGTTTATGTCGCTCAGTTTTTGGTTGTCAGGATTGGTTAATTTGCCGTAGATGACGCGCTGATACATCCACAGCATATAGACCGCAGATAGAATCATGCCGATGGCTGCCAGCGAGCCGAAAAGTTTCGGATGCGTGGTGACATCCGAAGTATAGGTGCCAACCAATATTAAAAATTCACCGACGAACCCATTCATTAATGGTAAAGCGATTGATGACAGGGTAACGACTAAAAACGCTGTAGAATAGACCGGCATGACATGCGCCAGTCCGCCATATTCGGCAATCATTCGCGTGTGTCTGCGGTCATAAACCATACCGACTAAAATAAACAGCGCGCCGGTTGAAACGCCGTGATTGAGCATTTGATAAAGCGCGCCCTGCATTCCCTGGTCGGTAAATGAAAAGATACCAAGCACCACAAATCCCAGATGGCTGACCGATGAATAAGCAACCAGCTTTTTCATATCGGGCTGCACCATTGCAACCAGTGCGCCGTAAATAATCCCGATGATGGCAAGCGTACAAATCAATGTCGAATACATCTTCGAGGCATCCGGGAACATCGGCAGGTTGAAGCGCATCAAGCCGTAGGTTCCCATTTTGAGCAACACGCCAGCCAGAATAACCGAACCTGCGGTCGGCGCTTCAACGTGCGCATCCGGCAGCCAGGTGTGAAATGGGAAAAGCGGAACTTTGATTAAAAATGCCAAGGCAAAAGCCCAGAACAACCAGATTTGTTGCGACAGGCTTAAAACCAGAGTGTGGTTTTTCAAGGCATGGGTGATGGTGACGATGTCGAAAGTAAAATTGCCGGTTGCAGTGCCGTGCAGGTAATAGAGCGCGATAATTCCGGCGAGCATCAACAAACTGCCGACAACTGTGTAAATGACGAATTTGATTGCCGCATAAATTCTTCGTTCGCCGCCCCAGACGCCGATAAGCAAATACATCGGCACCAGCATGACTTCCCAGAAAAGATAAAACAGGAACATATCCTGTGCGACGAATACGCCGATCATGCCGGTTTCCAGCGCCAGCATACAGATTAAAAATTCGCGGAGTTTTGAGTGTACGGAATTCCACGAAGCGATAAGCGCGACCGGCACAATAAAGGTTGTCAATATCACCAACCAGATGCTTATTCCATCAACTCCCAGGTGATAACGGATGCCGAGGTTGAATGCGGTTATCCATTGCAAATTTTGTTCAAACTGCATCCCCCCAGCAGATTTAAATTGAAAAGGAATTGCCAGCGAGATGATGAAGGTCGCCAGCGAAAATATCAGGGCTGTCCATTTAAGGTTTTTTTCATCAGCCGCTTCGCCGCGTCCAACGACGAGTAAAGCGACGACGCCAACCAGTGGCAGTAGAGTAATAATTGTGAGCAGGTATGATTCCATCGAGCACCAGTAATTTATCGAATTCGTAAAATGAAATAACCGATGATGAGTAACGCGCCGATTACAACGAGCGCAACATAACTTCGCGCAAATCCCGATTGCAGATAACGCAACACGCCGCCGATGCTGTCTGTAAGTTTGGCTGCGCCATTGACCGCGCCATCAATGATTTTTACGTCAATGAATTTCCATAAAACATTGGTCGAGCCTTGCTTGATGGGCTGAATGATGGTTGCGTCATAGACCTCATCGACCTTGTATTTTTCTTCAAGAAGTCGCGGCGGTTGCCACAGCGGATTTTTATTGAACCAGCCCCAACCAATGCCGATACCGGCAATTGCAATCAAAACCGATACGCCCATCAATATCCATTCGGTCATATGGTCTGGGTGAGCATTGGTTTGTGATTCACTTGCAGATTTTTCTGCGGCAGGCGTTGTATGACTTGCCGAGTCACCGGTTTTGATTTCAGGTGAGCCGCTCGCGTGTTCTACTTGAGTCGTTTGATGGGCGATTGCAGGTTCAAGGAAATGCTCGAAATAATTTCTTACGCCAAAAGCCGATGGCATTCCTAAAAAGCCTGCAAGCGCAGCGCAAATCGCCAAAACCATCAATGGTGTGGTCATCACTCGCGAAGTCTCGTGCGGTGTGACGCCGTGATTATCGCCGTGTCCTGAATGATGGTCGTCGTGTCCGTGCGCCGATTTTTCATGAAACCGTTCATTGCTGAAAAAGGTCATTACCATCAATCGCGTCATATAGACTGCGGTTAGCAGCGCCGTCACTGCACCCACGAACCATAATAGTTTTGGCAAGAAAGACACGCCAAAAGCATCGGCGGTAAAAGTCTTAAATAAAATTTCATCCTTGCTGAAAAAACCTGAGAGCGGCGGAATACCGGCAATCGCCAGCCAGCCAACGAACATTGTCGCAAAGGTAATCGGCATATACTTTTTCAAGCCGCCCATTTTGCGCATATCCTGTTCGTGGTGCATGCCGATGATGACTGAACCGGAGCCGAGAAAGAGCAAGGCTTTGAAAAATGCGTGGGTGAAGACGTGAAAGATGCCGCCAACAAACGCCCCGACACCGCAGGCGAGAAACATATAACCGAGTTGGGAAATGGTTGAATAAGCTAGAACTTTTTTAATATCGGATTGCGCGATACCGATGGTTGCCGCAAAAATCGCCGTTGCCGCGCCGATAATGGCTACAATCATCATGGCAGTCGGCGCGTGAATAAAAATCGAACTGGCGCGGGCAACCATATAAACTCCAGCCGTGACCATTGTTGCCGCGTGAATCAGCGCAGAAACCGGCGTCGGACCTGCCATTGCATCCGGCAACCAGACATACAGCGGAATTTGCGCGCTCTTACCGGTTGCGCCGATAAACATCAAAACCGCGATTGAAGTCAGTCCTCCGGCAAAAATTGCTGCGAAGGTCATCGGCTCGGTTGCTTGATTCATCGCCCATTCAAATGCCGAAGGGATGCCGCGCGGGTCATTGAAATAAAAGATCGAACCGGATTTTAAAAACAACAACAATAAACCGAGGGCAAAGCCGAAGTCGCCCACGCGATTGGTAACAAAGGCTTTTTTAGCGGCGTCGTTGGCAAACGTTTTATCGAAATAAAACCCGATGAGCAGATAAGAGCAAAGTCCCACGCCTTCCCAGCCGACGAACATCAATAAAAAATTATCGGCTAAAACCAACGTGAGCATCGAAAACATGAACAGGTTGAGGTATGCGAAAAATCGCCAGTACCCGGATTCGCCCTTCATATAACCGACGGCGAAAACATGAATCCAGAAAGCCACGAAGGTGATGAATACAATATATATCGCAGAAAGGGGATCGAGCAGTAATGCGAAATCTGCGCGAAACGAACCGACGCTAATCCAGGTGAACAGGTATTGATGGATTTTTTGACTTTCAAAGTGATGCCAATGTTTAAAGAAGACCGTAAAGGAGAGAATCGCCGAAATCAAAACGGTTGAACAGGCGATATAGGCGACAAGTTTGTCGCTCATCCGTTTGCCGAAAAATCCGAGAACGGCAGCGCCGACCAGGGGCGATAGAATGATAAGAGCTAATAGTGATTCGTTCATTGTTCTTATAATTTCAAATTGTCAGCTTCGTCTACGTTTAAAGAAGCGCGGTTTCTAAAAATCGAAATAATGATTGCAAGTCCCACGGCGGCTTCTGCGGCGGCAACCGTCATCACAATAAAAACAAACAGTTGACCGTTCATGTCCTGGAAAAAATTCGACATGGCGACAAAACTCAAATTCACGGCATTGAGCATCAGTTCAATGCAAAGAAAAATGGTGATGGCATTGCGTTTGATAAAAACGCCGACCGCACCAATTGTAAAGAGCAGGGCGGAAAGCCCTAAATACCAAGATAATGGAACCATCCTCACTCCTGATTGCGAATTGCGGATCGCAGATTTTGCTGTTTAAAAATCCGCAATTCGCAATGGTTTTATTCTCCATCGCGTCGCGCCAGTACCATTGCGCCGACGACTGCCATTAATAACAAAACCGAAGTCACTTCAAAGGGCAACAAATAATCTGTAAATAATCCGACACCGACTTTCCAGGTCGTCCCGAAAGCCGTATCGGATGGGTCAACTCGCGGAATCTTGAGGTTTGGCACACGGCTGACAATGAAAAAGCCTTCTGCCAAAAGTAGTCCCGCAACCGGAATTGCCAATAGCCTCAAGCCGCGTTGTTTATCGATGTGGGGTTGGTCTTTCGGTTCATTCAACAACATGATGACGAAAACGAAAAGCACCATAATCGCGCCCGCGTATACGACGATTTGAATAGCGGCGATGAATTGCGCGTTGAGGGTAATAAAGAGCGCCGAAATTGCGGCAAGCGTGCCAATCAAAGAGACTGCGCTATACAATGGGTTGCGCTGCAAGAGGATATTCAGTGCGCTGGCGACCGCGATAATCGCGAATATTATAAATAAAACATTTTCCATATTAGCCCTTGAGGAACATCATCACTGTGCCGGTAATAAAGATATTGAGAAGGGCTAAAGGTAAGAGCACCTTCCATCCGAATTTCATCAACTGATCATAGCGAAAACGCGGTACGGTAAAGCGAATCCACATAATGATGAAAATGAAGATTAAAACTTTGATGGCGAAATAAATTGGCCCCAGAATCGGATATTGCCAAACGCCCGGTCCCAACCAGCCGCCAAAATAGAGAGTCACCGAAAGCGAAGTCGAAGTGATTAAATTCAGATATTCAGCCATCTGAAATAACACGAATTTCATTGATGAATATTCGGTGTGATAGCCGGCGACGAGTTCCGAATCGGCTTCCGGTAAATCAAACGGCGTGCGATTGGTTTCCGCAAGCGCCGCAATAAAGAAAATCGGAAACCCTAAAATCTGCGGGATGATATTCCATCTCGGAATGAAGCCAAACCAACGCCCGGCTTGCCCTTCAACGATTTTGGTTAAATCCAGGGTTCCGGCAACTAATAGAACGCCAACGATGGATAGTCCGAGCGCCAGTTCATAACTAATCATCTGGGCGCTTGAACGCAATCCGCCCATCAATGAATATTTGTTATTCGATGACCAACCGGCAAGCGCGATTCCGTAAACGCCGAGCGACGTAAGCGCAAAAATGTAAAGCAGGGCGACGTTGATTTGAGTGACGTGAAATTCAATAGTGCGACCAAAAATATTAACCGCGCCGCCGTAGGGAATAACGATGAAAGACATCAACGCGGGAACCACTGCAATTGCCGGAGCGAGAATGTACAACCATTTCGTGGCTTCGAGCGGAATGATGTCTTCTTTTAAAATCATCTTTAAGCCGTCGGCAGCCGGTTGTAATAAACCAAAGGGTCCTGCGCGGTTCGGTCCGACACGCAGTTGAATCCAGCTCATGACTTTGCGTTCAAGAAACGTTAAATAGGCGACGGCGGTGAGCAAAATTCCAAACATCACCGCGCATTTGATAACCCATTCGATAATCAGGTTTGTCATAGTAGAGAAAAAGACTCAGATGCAGCTTATTTCGTCCAATCGAGAATGCCTTTTCGGTAAACATAAACCAATCCGGCGAGAAGCAAGACCATAAAGACCATCATTTCGCCGTAAAAAATCCATCTTAGCGAATAAAGCGACGCCTGCTGGTCTTTCAATACATTTGGGAATACCACAGCCCAGGGCACCAGAAACACCGTTTCAATATCGAATAACAGGAAAACCATTGCCACCAGATAAAACTTAACCGATTGTCGTTCTCTGGCATTGCCAATGGGTTCTACCCCGCATTCATAAGGTTCGAGTTTGACTTTAGTTGGACGAGAACGGCCTGCAACTTTCGATAACACGATGATGACGGTTGCCAACCCCGCTGCCATCAAAAAAACCAGTAAGATAGGTAAGTAATTAATCGTTGGAGATTGATCCATTATTCATTAATCCCAAAGGCGAAGAGTTATATGACTCGAAGTAAGTGTATAACGAGCAAAACGCCTTGAATATAGGAAGAGCATCTTAGTGCAACGCGAAATTGAGTGTCAAGTTTAGCGGGTTTGAATAAATTCCCTTGAGTTGATCGCCCAATTTCTTTTATCGAAGATTGCAGAATGATGACGAAATATTCGATAAGCCGAGATGAATTTGCTTCCAGAGGGATTGACTTAAAGAGCGGTATGATAAACGACAGGGATGAATAATTCAAATCACCCCTGTCATTGATTGCAGCTTAATTTGATTGTTTGATGAATTTTTGCGGGTCGATGGTCTGGTCGTTTTCGCGAACTTCATAATGACAATGCGGAGCGGTTGACCGTCCGGTGCTTCCGACATTACCGATTTGATCGCCGCGTTTGATGCGTTGACCCTGTTCGACGGTGATTTTCGACAGATGACCATAGCGGGTCACAATTCCGTTGCTGTGATAGATAGCGACGAGATTGCCATATCCGCCCATCGGTGCAGCATGAACGACCACGCCGTCTGCGGTTGCTTTGACCGGAGTGCCGAATTCTGCGGCGATATCCAAACCCGGGTGGTTTTCATAGCCGCTGCCCATCGGATTTCGTCGCGGACCAAAATCATCGGTTAAATAACCTTCGACCGGATAGCCATCCGGGATAGTCGCCAATTTCAATTGGTCTTCGCGAACAATTGAACCGATTTTGCGAAGGTTGGTTTCAAGTTGCCCGGCAGCTTTATCAAGTGAGGTGACGGTTTCAGGTCCACCGACACCGACCAGTTTATCAACATCCGAGCTTTGTTCCATTTTCACCTGGCGAGCCAATTCATTGGACATATCGTTGATATAGGAAATCTGACCTTTGAGTTTGGAGTAAGAATTTTTATAGGTCTCGTTTTCCTGTTTCAACTTTTCATAATCGGCTTTCATTGAAGCGATTCGGGCGGTTTCGGAACCTGAATTAATTAAGCCGATGATGCCGATAACAGTTCCTAAAACCAGAACCCCGACGCCTCCGCCAATGTAATAAATGATTTTTTTCTCGAAACTGAACTGGATTGCTTTGCCTGAATAGGGAAGAACGAAAATAGTTTGAATGCGATTATCGTCTGACATCCAGCATCTCCTTTTGCTTTTTTTGTGCAAGCGTAGGGATGAAGCTAATGTCCGCCCATAACACACATGAGGAGTTATTAAAATGTATGGGGTTAGCCTGCACGTTTTTCATTGGGAAGTTGGAGGCTATCATACGAAAACTGTAGGTGACAACCCTTTATTACGGTCGTAAGATTTTCACAAGAATTTGACAAAACCCTAAAGCCGAGAAAAATTTCTGCCTTGAAAGCTTACTGACGAAGACGGGATGGTTAATGAAAAATAGGCGTCACAGAAGTGTCATTGGGGTTTTATCTGACACCTCTGTGACGATTCCTGAGGGGATAAAGTTATATGGTACGCGCATGATTGGGCGCAAAGATTTTATAGAGGGCAAATGCCACAAACCCAAACAGAGCGACCCAGAAGACCAGCCAGATTAATTTCAAAGCGATTCCCAAAAGCATAAGCACAAAGGCAATCAATTTGACGGCAATCACAAATGCCACGATGGAACCGATGGTTTTTACAACAAATCCGAGAAATCCCATAACGAAACTCCTTTCAAATGTCTTGCGGCTCGTAACCGCTATTTCTTGGGGACGCATTTAATTCAAATTCGGAAAAGAACAAAGGATTCAATTAACGGCGGCTTTGACGGGAATCTCACTCGTCACCTGACCGCCGGTTTTAACGGTTATCGTCTTAAAAGTCGTGCGCAATTTGATGTTAGGTCCTCCGATACCTTGATTGACATAGTAGATGCCAACGTAGTCGGTATATCGCCGGATTTTTTTGATCTCCGGGTCTTCACCGGGAATATCCGTGCGAATTTTCCCGTGCTCACTTTCTGCATCCAGTTGGTAGCTGGCTGATTGCGGCAAAGTTAATTCAATCTCGCCACGCGAATTTTCAACATCAATATCACCGGAAAAATCCGCAGCCGGTATCAACTGCACATCTTTGAAACTGGTTTTGATGGTTAAATCTCGGCGAAAATTCTTAACTGTCACTCCGCCGTGAGTGGTTTCAATTGTTGCATTACCGCGCAAATCATCGGCGCTAATATCCGTACGCGGAGCGTTAATGAGCAACATTCCGCTAACCCCTGTAACATCAATCTGTCTGTGTGCCGACTCGATTTTTAAATCTCCATTGATATTAGTTGCCTGAATATCCGAACTCGGAGCGTCTATGGTTGCTCCACCGGTGTTCTGCAATTCCACATTTCCATGTTCGGTTTTTATATCCAATAATTGTTTTGCGTCTCGAACGTTAATACTGGAATATGGCGCTTCAATTTTAAGTTCGCCGGCGATTTGGTTTAATTTGATGTTGCCATATCGCGCATTGATTTGAATATCGCCGCCGATTTTTTCCAAATCGATATTCTTGGCTCCAATGATTTTCACATCACCAGTGATCGCATTGCCTTCAACCGAAGAACTCCTCAGTGTCAGTAACAAATCTCCTTTGATATCCGAGGTTTTAACCACACTGTAGCTTGATTTAATTGCCAGATTATTTTGAATGTTTTGGGCGCTGACGGTTCCATAGCTCGTTGAAAGAGAAATATCTGCGGTGGCAGGCAATTCGAGTTGAAGGTCGGTTTCAAATCTTCCTTCAACTTCCGTGCGATTGGTTGAGATGGTAAAACTGCCATCGGAATTTTTATCAACTTTAACCTTAATCTGGTCGGCTATGTTTTTTGCCGCCTCGTGATTCCATCCACGCACCTGTTTGGTCAGGATGGCTTTGGGGGTGTTGGTGACGCCTACGATACTGACATCTCCAAAATCATTGTTGACGATAATTTTTGCCGATGTCGGGATAGACGCCAGGGTAATGGCTTCATCGGTGAAGCCATATTTTTCACCGATGCCCATATCCCGTAAATCGCTTAACCATCTCGGCAAGGTGAGCGATGCTAAAACCCCCGGATTAGCTGAGACATGGTTTGCCAGAATGCCAGTGCCAATAATAAAACCAAGCATCAGAACTTTTCCGAACGAGAAAAGTTTGACAGGTTTGCCGGAATTTTTGGGATGCGAGTAGATGCGAATCAATTCGATAATCGCGAAAATCGCCAGTAAAACAATCCAATAACGCCCGTAAATTTGGACGGCGTAGAGGTCGGAATGCAGG
This genomic stretch from Acidobacteriota bacterium harbors:
- a CDS encoding NADH-quinone oxidoreductase subunit N — its product is MDKIGINFHAILPETILSIFAIGIMMVDAFSRRLERRVAGAISVIGYLAAAVAVLSLWNKDGEIAYSGMLITDHFRLFFSLISLIVGILIVLISLRWIDEENLPKGEYFAMLLFASTGMLFMASANDLVMIFLGLEITSIATYVLCGYRRNDLRSNESAVKYFILGSFSTAFLLYGIAMLYGASYNATASPVATTNLLLLKERIAAGAISTPAMLYAGAAMMIVGFGFKVATAPFHIWSPDVYEGAPTPVTALLSTGSKASAFAAFARVFILTFAAAPILTTTNKWLGDFQTTITNVLIVMAILTMTVGNLVAIVQTNIKRMLAYSSIAHAGYALVGLAARDWRSVAFYMLGYVIINIGAFGIIEIIARKGDKRTDIADYAGIGFKSVGLASLLSLFLLSLAGIPLTAGFMAKFLVFKSAWLQGSTNKLFYYLVVIGVINSAISWYYYLKVIVAMYFSPENKEYKKPVVATSLATALLLSALGTLYLGILPNSVLNTLEKAREFIAIKK
- a CDS encoding NADH-quinone oxidoreductase subunit M yields the protein MESYLLTIITLLPLVGVVALLVVGRGEAADEKNLKWTALIFSLATFIISLAIPFQFKSAGGMQFEQNLQWITAFNLGIRYHLGVDGISIWLVILTTFIVPVALIASWNSVHSKLREFLICMLALETGMIGVFVAQDMFLFYLFWEVMLVPMYLLIGVWGGERRIYAAIKFVIYTVVGSLLMLAGIIALYYLHGTATGNFTFDIVTITHALKNHTLVLSLSQQIWLFWAFALAFLIKVPLFPFHTWLPDAHVEAPTAGSVILAGVLLKMGTYGLMRFNLPMFPDASKMYSTLICTLAIIGIIYGALVAMVQPDMKKLVAYSSVSHLGFVVLGIFSFTDQGMQGALYQMLNHGVSTGALFILVGMVYDRRHTRMIAEYGGLAHVMPVYSTAFLVVTLSSIALPLMNGFVGEFLILVGTYTSDVTTHPKLFGSLAAIGMILSAVYMLWMYQRVIYGKLTNPDNQKLSDINGRERLALAPLIILIFVMGVYPSLFLSRSDKAIGEIKNVYTQTHFTKTQNQETPLAKTAISSEHSNADNQDN
- the nuoL gene encoding NADH-quinone oxidoreductase subunit L gives rise to the protein MNESLLALIILSPLVGAAVLGFFGKRMSDKLVAYIACSTVLISAILSFTVFFKHWHHFESQKIHQYLFTWISVGSFRADFALLLDPLSAIYIVFITFVAFWIHVFAVGYMKGESGYWRFFAYLNLFMFSMLTLVLADNFLLMFVGWEGVGLCSYLLIGFYFDKTFANDAAKKAFVTNRVGDFGFALGLLLLFLKSGSIFYFNDPRGIPSAFEWAMNQATEPMTFAAIFAGGLTSIAVLMFIGATGKSAQIPLYVWLPDAMAGPTPVSALIHAATMVTAGVYMVARASSIFIHAPTAMMIVAIIGAATAIFAATIGIAQSDIKKVLAYSTISQLGYMFLACGVGAFVGGIFHVFTHAFFKALLFLGSGSVIIGMHHEQDMRKMGGLKKYMPITFATMFVGWLAIAGIPPLSGFFSKDEILFKTFTADAFGVSFLPKLLWFVGAVTALLTAVYMTRLMVMTFFSNERFHEKSAHGHDDHHSGHGDNHGVTPHETSRVMTTPLMVLAICAALAGFLGMPSAFGVRNYFEHFLEPAIAHQTTQVEHASGSPEIKTGDSASHTTPAAEKSASESQTNAHPDHMTEWILMGVSVLIAIAGIGIGWGWFNKNPLWQPPRLLEEKYKVDEVYDATIIQPIKQGSTNVLWKFIDVKIIDGAVNGAAKLTDSIGGVLRYLQSGFARSYVALVVIGALLIIGYFILRIR
- the nuoK gene encoding NADH-quinone oxidoreductase subunit NuoK produces the protein MVPLSWYLGLSALLFTIGAVGVFIKRNAITIFLCIELMLNAVNLSFVAMSNFFQDMNGQLFVFIVMTVAAAEAAVGLAIIISIFRNRASLNVDEADNLKL
- a CDS encoding NADH-quinone oxidoreductase subunit J, producing MENVLFIIFAIIAVASALNILLQRNPLYSAVSLIGTLAAISALFITLNAQFIAAIQIVVYAGAIMVLFVFVIMLLNEPKDQPHIDKQRGLRLLAIPVAGLLLAEGFFIVSRVPNLKIPRVDPSDTAFGTTWKVGVGLFTDYLLPFEVTSVLLLMAVVGAMVLARRDGE
- the nuoH gene encoding NADH-quinone oxidoreductase subunit NuoH; amino-acid sequence: MTNLIIEWVIKCAVMFGILLTAVAYLTFLERKVMSWIQLRVGPNRAGPFGLLQPAADGLKMILKEDIIPLEATKWLYILAPAIAVVPALMSFIVIPYGGAVNIFGRTIEFHVTQINVALLYIFALTSLGVYGIALAGWSSNNKYSLMGGLRSSAQMISYELALGLSIVGVLLVAGTLDLTKIVEGQAGRWFGFIPRWNIIPQILGFPIFFIAALAETNRTPFDLPEADSELVAGYHTEYSSMKFVLFQMAEYLNLITSTSLSVTLYFGGWLGPGVWQYPILGPIYFAIKVLIFIFIIMWIRFTVPRFRYDQLMKFGWKVLLPLALLNIFITGTVMMFLKG
- the ndhC gene encoding NADH-quinone oxidoreductase subunit A, which encodes MDQSPTINYLPILLVFLMAAGLATVIIVLSKVAGRSRPTKVKLEPYECGVEPIGNARERQSVKFYLVAMVFLLFDIETVFLVPWAVVFPNVLKDQQASLYSLRWIFYGEMMVFMVLLLAGLVYVYRKGILDWTK
- a CDS encoding M23 family metallopeptidase, with amino-acid sequence MSDDNRIQTIFVLPYSGKAIQFSFEKKIIYYIGGGVGVLVLGTVIGIIGLINSGSETARIASMKADYEKLKQENETYKNSYSKLKGQISYINDMSNELARQVKMEQSSDVDKLVGVGGPETVTSLDKAAGQLETNLRKIGSIVREDQLKLATIPDGYPVEGYLTDDFGPRRNPMGSGYENHPGLDIAAEFGTPVKATADGVVVHAAPMGGYGNLVAIYHSNGIVTRYGHLSKITVEQGQRIKRGDQIGNVGSTGRSTAPHCHYEVRENDQTIDPQKFIKQSN
- a CDS encoding DUF4097 family beta strand repeat-containing protein; the protein is MAFKSKENQQTAWGYQTNPLNEIAPRPSRRKKNWLPFIGGMLIVGGLIFFAATSGIVAAKWLLGLWPLFTLIAGVAAVMGFAVERKPRSPFLGMLLIFIGVLFLAARLHSDLYAVQIYGRYWIVLLAIFAIIELIRIYSHPKNSGKPVKLFSFGKVLMLGFIIGTGILANHVSANPGVLASLTLPRWLSDLRDMGIGEKYGFTDEAITLASIPTSAKIIVNNDFGDVSIVGVTNTPKAILTKQVRGWNHEAAKNIADQIKVKVDKNSDGSFTISTNRTEVEGRFETDLQLELPATADISLSTSYGTVSAQNIQNNLAIKSSYSVVKTSDIKGDLLLTLRSSSVEGNAITGDVKIIGAKNIDLEKIGGDIQINARYGNIKLNQIAGELKIEAPYSSINVRDAKQLLDIKTEHGNVELQNTGGATIDAPSSDIQATNINGDLKIESAHRQIDVTGVSGMLLINAPRTDISADDLRGNATIETTHGGVTVKNFRRDLTIKTSFKDVQLIPAADFSGDIDVENSRGEIELTLPQSASYQLDAESEHGKIRTDIPGEDPEIKKIRRYTDYVGIYYVNQGIGGPNIKLRTTFKTITVKTGGQVTSEIPVKAAVN